The following coding sequences lie in one Silvanigrella aquatica genomic window:
- a CDS encoding VC0807 family protein, which yields MVQNNVDAPVVDKKSKENFLLSLLFFVIIPVLVLNKLSSTLGPLNALLLSLSVSLIYGIYDYFKRKQASLIAVLGITSILIKGIFACFKVDGLWFAIQEAAIPTFLGIFTIVSAWIGKPFVNYFIYNENIFKIEFLESKLKEKKAENAFKVLMWQITMVFGCAFFLSGLLNFILAIDIIVSPSGTEAFNKELAEMTWKSYIVIALPKTVISLFGLWWFIFRLKKLTGLNASEILKAE from the coding sequence ATGGTTCAAAACAATGTAGACGCTCCTGTAGTGGATAAAAAATCGAAAGAAAATTTTTTATTATCGCTGTTATTTTTTGTCATTATTCCCGTTCTTGTTTTAAATAAATTAAGTTCTACTTTAGGACCCTTGAATGCTTTATTGCTGTCTCTTTCTGTGTCCTTAATTTATGGAATTTATGACTACTTCAAAAGAAAACAAGCCAGCCTCATCGCCGTTCTTGGCATTACCAGTATTCTTATAAAAGGCATTTTTGCCTGTTTTAAAGTAGATGGATTGTGGTTTGCCATTCAAGAAGCAGCCATTCCTACTTTTTTAGGTATCTTTACTATTGTTTCCGCTTGGATTGGCAAGCCTTTTGTTAATTATTTTATTTATAATGAAAACATATTTAAAATAGAATTTTTAGAAAGCAAATTAAAAGAAAAAAAAGCAGAAAATGCTTTTAAAGTTTTAATGTGGCAAATTACCATGGTTTTTGGATGCGCCTTCTTTTTAAGTGGACTATTAAATTTTATTTTAGCAATAGATATTATTGTAAGTCCTTCGGGAACGGAGGCATTTAATAAAGAATTAGCAGAAATGACTTGGAAAAGTTATATTGTTATTGCGCTGCCTAAAACAGTAATTTCTTTGTTTGGTTTATGGTGGTTTATATTTAGACTTAAGAAATTAACCGGCTTAAATGCGAGTGAAATTTTAAAGGCGGAGTGA
- a CDS encoding O-methyltransferase, whose amino-acid sequence MEFNLEDFNLSTVHEIINYISNRTKELGFDMASRPQTGALLRVLAASKPKGTFLEIGTGTGFGTAWLLEGMDADSKLISVESDAKVQSVAKEAFQRDTRLELVYENGAKFLKKQAPNSFDMIFADAFPGKYELLKETLELLKPGGLYVVDDMLPQIDWPADHYPLAKGVLENLKKLNNVTSVGLHWSSGLILLVPKT is encoded by the coding sequence ATGGAATTTAATTTAGAGGATTTCAACTTAAGCACAGTCCATGAAATTATTAATTATATCAGCAATAGAACCAAAGAATTAGGATTTGACATGGCTTCACGCCCCCAAACAGGAGCGCTTTTGCGAGTCTTAGCAGCATCTAAACCCAAAGGAACGTTTTTAGAAATTGGAACAGGAACAGGCTTTGGGACGGCATGGCTTCTCGAAGGTATGGATGCGGATTCCAAACTCATCAGTGTAGAGTCCGATGCCAAAGTTCAAAGTGTGGCGAAAGAAGCATTTCAAAGAGATACAAGACTTGAATTGGTTTATGAAAATGGAGCCAAATTTTTAAAGAAACAAGCACCAAACTCATTTGACATGATTTTTGCTGACGCCTTTCCTGGAAAATATGAACTCTTAAAGGAGACATTAGAATTATTAAAACCAGGTGGACTTTATGTTGTAGATGACATGTTACCGCAAATAGATTGGCCAGCGGATCATTATCCTCTTGCAAAAGGTGTTTTAGAGAATCTGAAAAAATTAAATAATGTAACATCTGTAGGCTTACATTGGTCTAGTGGATTGATTCTCTTAGTTCCAAAAACTTAA
- a CDS encoding aminotransferase class V-fold PLP-dependent enzyme codes for MLKNKSYFNPNSNDEKWDFFRKNYTLDDEKIHFSLAIHVPHSISLNKEIDQFRKMIDFNPDFMRRERHKYTNQTLDAAARYLGTDKNLISLTDSSTMSLALILNGLQFNKGDEIITTNSEHYSLEKLCENTALNKELKIKKVNLINENNKFKKNTFIENIIKEINNKTSIIAISWVNSRYGIKLPLKEISIEIEKINYSRDENNKILLCVDGVHGFAIEYLESIHDLGVDFFATGCHKWLFGPRGTGLLWGTERAWKKLNPIIPSFEKIAWDHYLEWDGKTVTENDLIKSKMCTPGGFKSFEYIWALRHAFEYHEHIGKKKIHDRVHDLSVICKNELSAIPNLTMYTPMESEFSSGFICFNIAGIKACEIVQKMAEYNIIIGQSPYKESCARITPCIYNTEKEILLACKKIKEISEEIK; via the coding sequence ATGCTGAAAAATAAATCATATTTTAATCCTAATAGCAATGATGAAAAATGGGATTTTTTTCGCAAAAATTATACCTTAGATGATGAGAAAATTCATTTTTCATTAGCAATTCATGTTCCACATAGCATTTCCTTAAATAAAGAAATCGATCAATTTCGAAAAATGATTGATTTTAACCCTGACTTTATGAGACGTGAAAGACATAAATACACTAATCAGACATTAGATGCTGCGGCACGTTATCTTGGGACGGATAAAAATTTAATATCCTTAACTGATAGTTCGACAATGAGCCTAGCTCTTATTCTAAATGGACTTCAATTTAATAAAGGTGATGAAATTATCACAACAAATAGTGAGCATTATTCTTTAGAAAAACTTTGCGAAAATACTGCACTTAACAAAGAATTAAAAATTAAAAAAGTAAACTTAATTAATGAAAATAATAAATTTAAAAAAAATACATTCATTGAAAATATAATTAAAGAAATCAATAATAAAACGTCAATTATTGCTATTTCATGGGTAAACTCAAGATATGGTATTAAACTTCCACTTAAAGAGATTTCAATTGAAATTGAAAAAATAAATTATTCACGTGACGAAAATAATAAAATACTTTTATGTGTTGATGGTGTTCATGGTTTTGCTATTGAATATTTAGAAAGTATTCATGATTTAGGTGTCGATTTCTTTGCTACAGGTTGTCACAAATGGCTATTTGGTCCTAGAGGAACAGGATTGTTATGGGGAACTGAAAGAGCTTGGAAAAAATTAAATCCTATAATTCCTTCTTTTGAAAAAATTGCTTGGGATCATTATTTGGAGTGGGATGGAAAAACAGTAACAGAAAATGACCTTATTAAATCAAAAATGTGCACACCTGGTGGATTTAAATCATTTGAATATATTTGGGCTCTACGTCATGCCTTTGAATATCATGAACACATTGGCAAAAAGAAAATACATGATAGAGTTCATGATTTAAGTGTTATATGCAAAAATGAGTTGAGCGCAATTCCTAATTTGACAATGTACACACCTATGGAATCAGAATTTTCTTCAGGATTTATATGTTTTAATATTGCTGGTATCAAAGCTTGTGAAATAGTTCAAAAAATGGCCGAATATAATATTATTATAGGTCAATCTCCTTACAAGGAATCCTGTGCAAGAATAACGCCTTGTATTTATAATACAGAAAAAGAGATTCTTTTAGCTTGTAAAAAAATTAAAGAAATATCTGAAGAGATAAAATAG
- a CDS encoding FAD/NAD(P)-binding protein → MNENKYDIIIIGAGAQAISFLAGICSYIKKNDNHYNLKIGIIDKKENFGCGRVYNHDFPWILMNTPATDLSIDKNNRFEFYEWIKKTIDPSILLENNYDFVPRNVFGLYLKDKYIDFKNQLYNKGIILEDIIDYAKDISIDKNEKVDILLESKNNIKTNYVVFATGPSNSDDYYNLKICKNYIHNPLPANQKLINIPKDANVGIIGSNLTAIDVAVTLKHLGHTGNIFMASRNGKLPEVKGKYLKSYPPHNAQYLNFKKLSEHKKDSLSLKDLIRYIRKDLALHGYHWRNFFFEKNSKPESFEDFKCRVEEAQTSPTPFNIVLGIIPEIAKTWRLVSQDQIDLFMSNYYRQVHQKHGAIPLVNAEKILKLMETGQLLLKGNLTDVNFKNQQFNLNFKNQESLKCDFVINATGPKKTICQNVPKLPFTTLCASGNVNETHIGGIIIDINTGKILTKNGFYQNKLRAIGHNAEGSHPFINNFAWILETSFEVAESLFCEVINAKRTDGT, encoded by the coding sequence ATGAATGAAAATAAATATGACATTATAATTATAGGTGCTGGCGCACAAGCAATTTCCTTTTTAGCTGGTATATGCTCGTATATTAAAAAAAATGACAATCATTATAATTTAAAAATCGGTATTATTGATAAAAAAGAAAATTTTGGTTGTGGCCGTGTTTATAATCATGATTTCCCATGGATTCTCATGAATACGCCCGCAACTGATCTTTCGATTGATAAAAATAATCGTTTTGAATTCTACGAATGGATAAAAAAAACGATCGATCCCTCAATTTTACTTGAAAATAATTATGATTTTGTTCCAAGAAATGTATTTGGATTATATTTAAAAGATAAATACATTGATTTTAAAAATCAACTCTATAATAAAGGCATTATCCTGGAAGATATTATTGATTATGCAAAAGATATATCAATAGATAAAAACGAAAAAGTAGATATTTTACTTGAATCAAAAAATAATATTAAAACAAATTATGTTGTTTTTGCAACAGGACCAAGCAATTCAGATGATTATTACAATCTAAAAATATGCAAAAACTATATACACAACCCATTGCCAGCAAATCAAAAATTAATAAATATTCCCAAAGATGCTAATGTAGGAATTATCGGTTCTAATTTAACAGCTATTGACGTTGCTGTAACTTTAAAACATTTAGGTCACACGGGAAATATTTTTATGGCTTCTCGAAATGGCAAACTTCCTGAGGTTAAAGGCAAATATTTAAAGTCATATCCACCACACAATGCTCAATATTTAAATTTTAAAAAATTATCAGAACACAAAAAGGATTCACTCAGTTTAAAAGATCTCATTCGTTACATTAGAAAAGATTTAGCGTTACATGGCTATCATTGGAGAAACTTCTTTTTTGAAAAAAATTCTAAACCAGAAAGTTTTGAAGATTTTAAGTGCCGTGTGGAAGAAGCTCAAACAAGCCCTACTCCCTTCAACATCGTACTTGGAATTATTCCCGAAATTGCAAAAACATGGCGACTTGTTTCGCAAGATCAAATTGATCTCTTCATGTCAAATTACTATAGACAAGTTCATCAAAAACACGGCGCTATTCCTTTAGTAAATGCAGAAAAAATTCTAAAATTGATGGAAACAGGTCAACTTTTATTAAAAGGAAATTTAACTGACGTAAATTTTAAAAATCAGCAATTCAATTTAAATTTTAAAAATCAGGAATCGTTAAAATGTGATTTTGTAATAAATGCCACGGGTCCTAAAAAAACAATTTGTCAAAATGTTCCCAAATTACCATTTACAACACTCTGCGCATCTGGAAATGTAAATGAAACTCATATTGGCGGCATAATAATAGATATAAATACGGGTAAAATATTGACTAAAAATGGATTTTATCAAAATAAATTAAGAGCTATAGGACATAATGCAGAAGGCTCTCATCCCTTTATAAATAATTTTGCTTGGATTTTAGAAACAAGCTTTGAGGTTGCGGAATCCTTATTTTGTGAGGTTATTAATGCAAAAAGAACTGATGGCACTTGA
- a CDS encoding ATP-grasp domain-containing protein, with the protein MQKELMALEDLICIVDAYSTGKKLAAEFQKHGKKCIHIKSSIKNANDAKRMEFVEEILYEGNLQNLENTIRKFNPTHIIAGSEMGVELADKLVASFQISDASNPSTTQYRRNKYYMQERLYEQGIPCIKQFKSNDMNEIIQWVKRFRTWPIVIKPLNSAASDGVTICENEFEIQAAFDRIYNQENRLGIKNEEVLVQEYLEGTQYFVNTVSWDGIHCISDIWVQNRRRLEGRAFLFESMSLCPSKGKIENELKKYTEKVLSALNLTHGAAHNEVMWTKEGPKLIELNARLMGASIDDDSFRTALGYTQAQLLALAYVNPKEFINNYTRQNYRLYKNLSEVSFIFHKDGILKSFPKKNKIEKLRSFHSFIGLPELNTIVKKTEDTLGLPGYVYLLHEDKYIIESDLNTILEWQRNNEVFEIDDIE; encoded by the coding sequence ATGCAAAAAGAACTGATGGCACTTGAAGATTTAATTTGTATTGTTGATGCCTATTCAACAGGAAAAAAACTTGCTGCTGAATTTCAAAAACATGGAAAAAAATGTATTCATATTAAAAGCTCAATTAAAAATGCTAATGATGCTAAAAGAATGGAGTTTGTTGAAGAAATTTTATATGAAGGTAATTTACAAAATTTAGAAAATACAATCCGAAAATTTAATCCCACACATATTATTGCAGGTTCTGAAATGGGAGTTGAATTAGCGGATAAACTTGTTGCTTCCTTTCAAATATCTGACGCCTCTAATCCTAGTACAACGCAATATCGAAGAAATAAGTATTATATGCAAGAAAGACTTTATGAGCAAGGAATTCCTTGTATAAAACAATTTAAATCAAATGATATGAATGAAATTATCCAATGGGTTAAAAGGTTCAGAACCTGGCCTATAGTCATTAAACCCTTAAATAGCGCAGCAAGTGATGGTGTTACCATTTGTGAAAATGAATTTGAAATTCAGGCTGCTTTTGATCGCATTTATAACCAAGAAAATAGATTAGGTATTAAAAATGAAGAAGTTCTTGTTCAAGAATATTTAGAAGGAACTCAATATTTTGTGAATACCGTGAGCTGGGATGGTATTCATTGTATATCAGATATTTGGGTTCAAAACAGAAGAAGACTGGAGGGCAGAGCCTTTTTATTTGAAAGCATGTCTTTATGTCCCAGTAAGGGTAAGATTGAAAATGAACTCAAAAAATATACTGAAAAAGTTTTATCTGCATTAAATTTAACCCATGGCGCCGCTCATAACGAAGTGATGTGGACAAAAGAGGGGCCGAAACTGATTGAGTTAAATGCCCGGTTAATGGGAGCTTCTATTGACGATGACTCATTTAGAACAGCTTTAGGCTATACTCAAGCACAACTTTTAGCTCTCGCCTATGTAAACCCAAAAGAGTTTATAAATAATTACACGCGACAAAATTATCGTTTATATAAAAATCTTTCTGAAGTATCCTTTATCTTTCATAAAGATGGCATATTAAAATCTTTTCCCAAAAAAAATAAAATTGAGAAATTAAGATCTTTTCATAGTTTTATCGGTTTGCCAGAACTCAATACCATTGTAAAAAAAACGGAAGACACTTTAGGGCTTCCAGGTTATGTTTATTTACTTCATGAAGATAAATATATTATAGAAAGTGATTTAAATACAATTTTAGAATGGCAAAGAAATAATGAAGTTTTTGAAATAGATGACATTGAATAA
- a CDS encoding ABC transporter substrate-binding protein, with product MTIKKIKLRKIFLLVIFLPFILFVFLMSKRMYNNTDKYPEDETITINLSEIPQIPWDASKAVSHVIETFSASVNGSLIPKEQAYFDDELPQNTLLEKYYCENFACHARLKKNILFHNKREVTAYDVEFSLIREQISNIKSKLLASILDDIVDFDKLSHQNIIFSKINSIEYPTGLIEGIKVIDDYNIVFKLKRKNNLFFNKISIGRIPIVPIEEFDNTYSHWNKYPIGFGKYKVDYVDWENYIFVLKKAKNSENIPKYIKFIFSNKDEGDIKILLGDSGRGKSGTDRRIIFPHIYSNGGFLFNFRTELGRNPKFREAVSLALNRNLIASKSLYKEILPEDQMIPIFSSIKEYRAEIPIQKQNIERAKALLNEIPQELWKDKVFHIHTYWANIKNINSLPYIREIIYQLKNVGIQTVFYDTDLTYTRFRDDDENVLWWTGFGFSSNDPNKNFAFFKKSSYFEKESPDDPVYESMYEKSVNSAPNNILFTKNLSKYFTEKNIFVVVLNQKMSFAYNSDRISSLGEQHNGVLFYVWKMKLR from the coding sequence ATGACAATAAAGAAAATAAAATTAAGAAAAATATTCTTATTAGTCATCTTTCTACCATTTATACTGTTCGTATTTTTAATGTCAAAAAGAATGTATAATAATACAGATAAATATCCTGAAGATGAAACGATTACAATTAATTTATCTGAAATTCCTCAAATCCCTTGGGATGCATCTAAAGCAGTTTCGCACGTTATTGAGACATTTTCTGCATCTGTAAATGGGAGTCTTATTCCAAAAGAACAAGCATATTTTGACGACGAATTGCCACAAAATACTCTTCTTGAGAAATATTATTGTGAAAATTTCGCTTGTCATGCAAGGTTAAAAAAAAATATATTGTTTCATAATAAAAGAGAGGTAACTGCTTATGATGTTGAGTTTTCCTTAATAAGGGAACAAATTTCAAATATAAAAAGTAAGCTACTTGCTAGCATTTTAGATGATATTGTTGATTTTGATAAATTAAGTCATCAGAATATTATTTTTAGCAAAATAAATTCAATTGAATATCCAACAGGGTTAATTGAAGGTATAAAAGTTATTGATGATTATAATATAGTTTTTAAATTAAAAAGAAAAAATAATTTATTTTTTAATAAAATATCAATTGGAAGAATTCCAATTGTTCCTATCGAAGAATTTGATAATACTTATTCACATTGGAATAAATATCCTATTGGATTTGGTAAATATAAAGTGGATTATGTCGATTGGGAAAATTATATTTTTGTATTGAAGAAAGCAAAAAATAGTGAAAATATTCCTAAATATATTAAATTTATTTTTAGCAATAAAGATGAAGGTGATATTAAAATATTATTAGGAGATTCGGGAAGGGGAAAATCAGGAACTGATAGGAGAATTATTTTTCCTCATATTTATTCGAATGGTGGTTTTTTATTTAATTTTCGAACGGAATTAGGGAGAAATCCTAAGTTTCGAGAAGCAGTTTCATTAGCACTCAATAGGAATTTGATTGCATCGAAATCTCTTTATAAAGAAATTCTTCCTGAAGATCAAATGATACCCATATTCAGTTCCATTAAAGAGTATCGTGCCGAAATTCCCATTCAAAAACAAAACATAGAGCGTGCTAAAGCACTATTAAATGAAATTCCACAAGAATTATGGAAAGATAAGGTATTTCATATTCATACATACTGGGCGAATATTAAAAATATAAACTCTCTACCTTATATTCGTGAAATTATTTATCAATTAAAAAATGTTGGAATTCAAACTGTTTTTTATGATACTGATTTGACATACACAAGATTTAGAGATGATGATGAGAATGTGCTTTGGTGGACAGGATTTGGTTTTTCATCAAATGATCCAAATAAAAACTTTGCCTTTTTTAAAAAAAGCTCCTACTTTGAAAAAGAATCTCCAGATGATCCAGTGTATGAAAGTATGTATGAAAAATCTGTAAATAGTGCTCCAAATAATATTTTATTTACAAAAAATTTAAGTAAGTATTTTACTGAAAAAAATATTTTTGTTGTCGTATTAAATCAAAAAATGTCATTTGCATATAATTCTGATAGAATTTCATCATTAGGAGAACAGCATAATGGTGTTTTATTTTATGTATGGAAAATGAAATTAAGATGA
- a CDS encoding FAD-dependent oxidoreductase, with protein MSEQEFDVAVVGAGVFSCFSALLLAQEGLKIGLIYPEKTELLGSFFSSLRTCWPSLNDPPTRAEVAHGHEVALYLHEFCSKGIAYFQHSLLPLIGDNSNWISSSCLRISTKDFETDELEDAFKLGFGLKKTELKNVYLEENNSLICKNPEEFQNTIYQALQRNNVHLISSAAVKINETQSSCSIEFKNHPKINCEIAVLGNTLNISKLLPRYEKILIPMSDTLFEYHCKSNIAFPSISFRAANGHVCATFFSNHDDVYLKISGPRFLLPGAGAGIDLTNSHIDEKVFQNIEKYHSEILFGIIQNYLEIKTREELLSQLPLSLVSKKILVDCYPCDELPVVGEFGKLGRILGNTGWLATGFSAGFWAAKIIKELVLNEKSVDLHSRLQPRRLFTSFVKTK; from the coding sequence ATGTCTGAACAAGAATTTGATGTTGCTGTTGTGGGGGCGGGTGTTTTTTCTTGTTTTAGTGCTCTTTTGCTTGCGCAGGAAGGGCTTAAAATAGGATTGATTTATCCTGAGAAAACAGAGCTCTTGGGTTCTTTTTTTTCTTCTCTAAGGACGTGTTGGCCTTCTTTAAATGATCCTCCAACGCGCGCTGAAGTGGCGCATGGACATGAAGTGGCCCTTTATTTGCATGAGTTTTGTTCAAAGGGAATTGCTTATTTTCAACATTCTTTACTTCCTCTTATTGGCGATAATTCTAATTGGATTTCATCAAGCTGTTTAAGAATAAGTACCAAAGATTTTGAAACAGATGAATTAGAAGATGCTTTTAAACTTGGTTTTGGTTTAAAAAAAACAGAATTAAAAAATGTTTATTTAGAAGAAAATAACTCATTGATATGTAAAAATCCAGAAGAATTTCAAAATACAATATATCAAGCTCTACAGCGAAACAACGTTCATTTGATTTCCTCTGCGGCTGTTAAGATTAATGAAACACAAAGTTCTTGTTCTATTGAGTTTAAAAATCACCCGAAAATAAATTGTGAAATTGCAGTTCTTGGAAATACATTAAATATTTCTAAATTACTTCCCAGGTATGAAAAAATTTTAATTCCAATGAGTGATACTTTATTTGAATATCACTGCAAATCAAATATTGCATTTCCTTCCATCAGTTTTCGAGCTGCAAATGGACATGTTTGTGCGACATTTTTTTCAAATCATGATGATGTTTATTTAAAAATATCAGGTCCTCGATTTTTATTGCCTGGAGCAGGTGCGGGGATTGATCTAACAAATTCGCATATAGATGAAAAAGTATTTCAAAATATCGAAAAATATCATTCAGAAATTCTTTTTGGTATTATTCAAAATTATTTGGAAATAAAAACGAGAGAAGAACTTTTATCTCAACTTCCCTTATCCTTAGTATCAAAAAAAATACTTGTTGATTGTTACCCTTGTGATGAGCTGCCCGTTGTTGGTGAATTTGGTAAGCTTGGCCGAATCTTAGGAAATACCGGGTGGCTTGCTACAGGGTTTTCAGCGGGTTTTTGGGCGGCAAAAATAATCAAAGAACTCGTGTTAAATGAGAAAAGTGTTGATCTTCACTCCCGACTGCAGCCAAGAAGATTGTTTACCTCTTTTGTAAAAACAAAGTGA
- the prmA gene encoding 50S ribosomal protein L11 methyltransferase: MTENKVTYYELDIHVPEENKEFIAEILTELGIDNFVLGSIDCDVEAEYNPQAPRHDYYTELVKETPVVIYSEDKEYLESVQKSLEHVLTSIQFPYDQKTFLIKPIADQNWQESWKASFKPILIEDKIAILPPWENPSQFGQTHKIIINPGMAFGTGQHETTRLCLEVMLKYNIPSRVMDVGTGSGILAIAAAKLGATHIVANDLDPDCMRIALENAEVNQTQHIIFTNSAIEEIVEKEFEMIIANIQSRPLKAIMPSIRDHITDKGIVILSGILVAEMQDFKEFLKSQKMLFIENHIMGDWCSLVCKKSLN, encoded by the coding sequence ATGACAGAAAATAAAGTGACTTATTATGAACTCGATATTCATGTCCCAGAAGAAAATAAAGAATTCATTGCTGAAATTTTAACGGAATTGGGTATTGATAATTTTGTTTTAGGCTCTATTGATTGTGATGTTGAAGCTGAATACAATCCCCAAGCGCCGCGGCATGATTATTACACCGAATTGGTCAAAGAAACACCTGTTGTTATTTACAGTGAAGACAAGGAATATTTGGAATCTGTTCAGAAATCTTTAGAACATGTTTTGACTTCCATTCAGTTTCCTTATGATCAAAAGACTTTTTTGATAAAGCCTATTGCCGATCAAAATTGGCAAGAAAGTTGGAAAGCATCCTTTAAGCCTATTCTTATTGAAGACAAAATTGCCATTTTGCCACCTTGGGAAAATCCCTCACAATTTGGACAAACTCATAAAATTATTATCAATCCTGGGATGGCTTTTGGGACGGGGCAGCATGAAACCACCCGTCTCTGCTTGGAAGTAATGTTAAAATATAACATTCCCTCGCGTGTGATGGACGTAGGGACGGGAAGCGGCATTTTGGCCATTGCTGCGGCTAAATTAGGAGCCACGCATATCGTGGCAAACGATCTCGATCCCGATTGTATGAGGATTGCTCTCGAAAATGCAGAAGTAAATCAAACTCAGCACATTATTTTTACAAATTCAGCTATTGAGGAAATTGTTGAAAAAGAGTTTGAGATGATTATTGCGAATATTCAAAGTCGTCCCTTAAAAGCAATTATGCCTTCTATTCGTGATCATATCACTGATAAGGGAATCGTTATTTTGTCTGGTATATTAGTAGCGGAAATGCAAGACTTTAAAGAGTTTTTAAAATCTCAAAAAATGTTATTTATTGAAAATCATATTATGGGTGATTGGTGTTCCCTTGTTTGTAAAAAGTCTTTAAACTAA